One segment of Apus apus isolate bApuApu2 chromosome 1, bApuApu2.pri.cur, whole genome shotgun sequence DNA contains the following:
- the DNAJC28 gene encoding dnaJ homolog subfamily C member 28, whose translation MLANNMVHRFMVRRAMIPRNLKPFPYICGNRMLSGYKPKRNVKESYKILELEEDCSLDDVRNSYRSLAKKYHPDSGSATADSEAFMKVEEAYRVVLSDVANKKKSNENNEEEEDQFKPKAPQHRHYLSFEGVGFGTPSQREKQYMQFRVDRATEQVLEYRKQRHESQYAVADLMKAKDVRESKKVKITQAVERLVEDLIQESMAKGDFDNLSGKGKPLQKFSDCPHIDPMTHNLNRILIDNGYQPEWILMQKEIRETIERLRKNIVASRSNLGGPMTPYRQKQWNRICEQFTEDIRKLNKRIDSFNLVVPLLTRQMVHFSAEKEIDRAQKTYEALMENREASDSETKKNEEENVKRFGWKSSLFKWLNLTLK comes from the coding sequence ATGCTGGCTAACAACATGGTGCATCGTTTCATGGTACGTCGAGCTATGATTCCAAGAAACCTGAAGCCGTTTCCCTACATTTGTGGCAACAGAATGTTGTCAGGTTACAAACCTAAAAGAAACGTCAAGGAGTCTTACAAAATTCTTGAACTTGAGGAAGATTGTTCCCTTGATGATGTCAGAAACTCTTATCGAAGTCTTGCCAAAAAATACCATCCAGACAGTGGTTCGGCCACAGCTGATTCCGAAGCATTTATGAAAGTAGAGGAAGCATACAGAGTGGTGCTCAGTGACGTggcaaacaaaaagaaatcaaacgAGAAtaatgaagaggaggaagaccAGTTCAAACCAAAAGCACCGCAGCATAGACACTACTTGAGTTTTGAAGGTGTTGGGTTTGGAACACCAagccaaagagaaaagcaataCATGCAGTTTCGAGTAGACCGTGCTACTGAACAAGTGCTGGAGTACCGGAAGCAGAGGCATGAAAGCCAGTATGCTGTGGCTGACCTGATGAAAGCCAAAGATGTGAGGGAGAGCAAAAAGGTGAAAATAACTCAGGCAGTTGAACGGTTGGTTGAGGACCTCATCCAGGAATCGATGGCGAAAGGAGACTTTGACAACCTCAGTGGGAAAGGAAAACCTTTGCAGAAGTTTTCAGACTGTCCACATATCGACCCTATGACTCACAACTTGAACAGGATTCTGATAGACAATGGGTACCAGCCGGAGTGGATCCTGATGCAGAAAGAAATACGGGAAACTATTGAGCGGTTAAGGAAGAATATAGTGGCATCTAGAAGTAATCTTGGAGGACCAATGACACCATATAGGCAAAAGCAATGGAATCGTATTTGTGAGCAATTCACAGAAGATATCaggaaattaaacaaaagaatTGACAGCTTCAATTTAGTTGTTCCTCTTCTGACCAGACAAATGGTGCACTTcagtgcagaaaaagaaattgatCGAGCACAGAAGACTTACGAAGCCTTGATGGAGAACAGAGAGGCTTCTGattcagaaacaaagaaaaatgaagaggaaaatgttaAAAGGTTTGGGTGGAAGTCTTCTCTATTTAAGTGGTTAAACCTTACATTGAAATAA